A stretch of the Harpia harpyja isolate bHarHar1 chromosome 5, bHarHar1 primary haplotype, whole genome shotgun sequence genome encodes the following:
- the LYN gene encoding tyrosine-protein kinase Lyn isoform X3 produces the protein MLCLCGTMMPGNMGCIKSKRKENLHGDGLDLKNQPANPEAQLLPGQRFASEETEEHGVIVVALYPYDGIHEDDLSFKKGEKLKVIEELGEWWRAKSLTTRKEGFIPSNYVAKVNTLETEEWFFKDITRKDAERQLLAPGNSPGAFLIRESETLKGSYSLSIRDYDPQHGDVIKHYKIRSLDNGGFYISPRITFPNINDMIKHYQKQSDGLCRKLEKACISPKPQKPWDKDAWEIPRESIKLVKKLGAGQFGEVWMGYYHNSTKVAVKTLKPGTMSVQAFLEEANLMKTLQHDKLVRLYAVVTKEEPIYIITEFMAKGSLLDFLKSDEGSKLLLPKLIDFSAQIAEGMAYIERKNYIHRDLRAANVLVSDLLMCKIADFGLARVIEDNEYTAREGAKFPIKWTAPEAINYGSFTIKSDVWSFGILLYEIVTYGKIPYPGMSNSDVMVALQRGYRMPRMDNCPAELYDIMKTCWKDKAEERPTFDYLQSVLDDFYTATEGQYQQQP, from the exons GAAATATGGGATGTATAAAatcaaaaaggaaagagaatctGCATGGAGATGGGCTAGATTTGAAGAATCAACCA GCAAATCCAGAAGCACAGCTCTTACCAGGACAGAGGTTTGCCAGTGAAG AAACAGAGGAGCATGGAGTTATTGTGGTAGCTTTGTATCCCTATGATGGCATTCATGAAGATGACTTGTCcttcaaaaaaggagaaaaattgaaAGTTATTGAGGA gctggGAGAATGGTGGAGAGCAAAATCTCTCACGACAAGGAAGGAAGGCTTCATTCCCAGCAACTACGTAGCAAAAGTAAACACCCTGGAAACAGAAGA ATGGTTCTTCAAAGACATAACCCGAAAAGATGCCGAAAGACAACTCCTGGCTCCTGGAAATAGTCCTGGAGCTTTCCTTATCAGAGAAAGTGAAACATTAAAAG GCAGCTATTCCCTCTCCATAAGAGACTATGATCCACAGCACGGCGATGTTATTAAGCACTACAAAATTAGGAGTCTAGACAATGGAGGATTTTACATTTCTCCAAGAATAACTTTTCCCAACATCAATGATATGATCAAACATTATCAAA agcaatcAGATGGCTTATGCAGAAAGTTGGAAAAAGCGTGTATTAGTCCCAAGCCTCAAAAACCATGGGATAAAGATGCATGGGAAATTCCACGGGAATCGATTAAATTAGTAAAGAAACTTGGAGCGGGTCAGTTTGGAGAAGTCTGGATGG GTTACTATCATAACAGTACGAAAGTGGCTGTGAAGACTCTGAAGCCTGGAACGATGTCTGTGCAAGCCTTTCTGGAGGAAGCCAACCTCATGAAAACACTCCAGCATGATAAGCTCGTTCGGCTTTATGCTGTAGTGACCAAAGAAGAGCCTATTTATATTATAACAGAATTCATGGCAAAAG GAAGCTTGCTGGATTTTCTGAAGAGTGATGAAGGAAGTAAATTGTTGCTTCCAAAGCTAATCGACTTCTCTGCTCAG ATTGCAGAAGGGATGGcatacatagaaagaaaaaattatatccACCGAGATTTGAGAGCAGCCAATGTTCTGGTTTCGGACTTACTGATGTGCAAAATTGCTGATTTTGGACTAGCGAGAGTCATCGAAGACAACGAATATACAGCAAGGGAag gtGCAAAATTCCCTATTAAATGGACAGCACCAGAGGCAATTAACTATGGATCTTTCACTATCAAATCTGATGTGTGGTCATTTGGGATTCTCCTGTATGAAATCGTTACATATGGAAAGATTCCTTATCCAG GTATGAGCAATTCAGATGTGATGGTTGCTCTTCAGCGTGGGTACCGAATGCCACGCATGGATAACTGTCCAGCTGAGCTTTACGATATCATGAAAACATGCTGGAAAGACAAAGCTGAAGAGAGGCCAACATTTGATTATCTACAGAGTGTGCTTGATGACTTCTACACAGCAACAGAAGGGCAGTATCAACAACAGCCATAG
- the LYN gene encoding tyrosine-protein kinase Lyn isoform X1, producing the protein MLCLCGTMMPGNMGCIKSKRKENLHGDGLDLKNQPVRKTERTIYVRDPTSNKQQRPANPEAQLLPGQRFASEETEEHGVIVVALYPYDGIHEDDLSFKKGEKLKVIEELGEWWRAKSLTTRKEGFIPSNYVAKVNTLETEEWFFKDITRKDAERQLLAPGNSPGAFLIRESETLKGSYSLSIRDYDPQHGDVIKHYKIRSLDNGGFYISPRITFPNINDMIKHYQKQSDGLCRKLEKACISPKPQKPWDKDAWEIPRESIKLVKKLGAGQFGEVWMGYYHNSTKVAVKTLKPGTMSVQAFLEEANLMKTLQHDKLVRLYAVVTKEEPIYIITEFMAKGSLLDFLKSDEGSKLLLPKLIDFSAQIAEGMAYIERKNYIHRDLRAANVLVSDLLMCKIADFGLARVIEDNEYTAREGAKFPIKWTAPEAINYGSFTIKSDVWSFGILLYEIVTYGKIPYPGMSNSDVMVALQRGYRMPRMDNCPAELYDIMKTCWKDKAEERPTFDYLQSVLDDFYTATEGQYQQQP; encoded by the exons GAAATATGGGATGTATAAAatcaaaaaggaaagagaatctGCATGGAGATGGGCTAGATTTGAAGAATCAACCAGTACGTAAAACTGAACGAACTATTTATGTGAGGGATCCAACGTCCAATAAACAGCAAAGGCCA GCAAATCCAGAAGCACAGCTCTTACCAGGACAGAGGTTTGCCAGTGAAG AAACAGAGGAGCATGGAGTTATTGTGGTAGCTTTGTATCCCTATGATGGCATTCATGAAGATGACTTGTCcttcaaaaaaggagaaaaattgaaAGTTATTGAGGA gctggGAGAATGGTGGAGAGCAAAATCTCTCACGACAAGGAAGGAAGGCTTCATTCCCAGCAACTACGTAGCAAAAGTAAACACCCTGGAAACAGAAGA ATGGTTCTTCAAAGACATAACCCGAAAAGATGCCGAAAGACAACTCCTGGCTCCTGGAAATAGTCCTGGAGCTTTCCTTATCAGAGAAAGTGAAACATTAAAAG GCAGCTATTCCCTCTCCATAAGAGACTATGATCCACAGCACGGCGATGTTATTAAGCACTACAAAATTAGGAGTCTAGACAATGGAGGATTTTACATTTCTCCAAGAATAACTTTTCCCAACATCAATGATATGATCAAACATTATCAAA agcaatcAGATGGCTTATGCAGAAAGTTGGAAAAAGCGTGTATTAGTCCCAAGCCTCAAAAACCATGGGATAAAGATGCATGGGAAATTCCACGGGAATCGATTAAATTAGTAAAGAAACTTGGAGCGGGTCAGTTTGGAGAAGTCTGGATGG GTTACTATCATAACAGTACGAAAGTGGCTGTGAAGACTCTGAAGCCTGGAACGATGTCTGTGCAAGCCTTTCTGGAGGAAGCCAACCTCATGAAAACACTCCAGCATGATAAGCTCGTTCGGCTTTATGCTGTAGTGACCAAAGAAGAGCCTATTTATATTATAACAGAATTCATGGCAAAAG GAAGCTTGCTGGATTTTCTGAAGAGTGATGAAGGAAGTAAATTGTTGCTTCCAAAGCTAATCGACTTCTCTGCTCAG ATTGCAGAAGGGATGGcatacatagaaagaaaaaattatatccACCGAGATTTGAGAGCAGCCAATGTTCTGGTTTCGGACTTACTGATGTGCAAAATTGCTGATTTTGGACTAGCGAGAGTCATCGAAGACAACGAATATACAGCAAGGGAag gtGCAAAATTCCCTATTAAATGGACAGCACCAGAGGCAATTAACTATGGATCTTTCACTATCAAATCTGATGTGTGGTCATTTGGGATTCTCCTGTATGAAATCGTTACATATGGAAAGATTCCTTATCCAG GTATGAGCAATTCAGATGTGATGGTTGCTCTTCAGCGTGGGTACCGAATGCCACGCATGGATAACTGTCCAGCTGAGCTTTACGATATCATGAAAACATGCTGGAAAGACAAAGCTGAAGAGAGGCCAACATTTGATTATCTACAGAGTGTGCTTGATGACTTCTACACAGCAACAGAAGGGCAGTATCAACAACAGCCATAG
- the LYN gene encoding tyrosine-protein kinase Lyn isoform X4, which translates to MGCIKSKRKENLHGDGLDLKNQPANPEAQLLPGQRFASEETEEHGVIVVALYPYDGIHEDDLSFKKGEKLKVIEELGEWWRAKSLTTRKEGFIPSNYVAKVNTLETEEWFFKDITRKDAERQLLAPGNSPGAFLIRESETLKGSYSLSIRDYDPQHGDVIKHYKIRSLDNGGFYISPRITFPNINDMIKHYQKQSDGLCRKLEKACISPKPQKPWDKDAWEIPRESIKLVKKLGAGQFGEVWMGYYHNSTKVAVKTLKPGTMSVQAFLEEANLMKTLQHDKLVRLYAVVTKEEPIYIITEFMAKGSLLDFLKSDEGSKLLLPKLIDFSAQIAEGMAYIERKNYIHRDLRAANVLVSDLLMCKIADFGLARVIEDNEYTAREGAKFPIKWTAPEAINYGSFTIKSDVWSFGILLYEIVTYGKIPYPGMSNSDVMVALQRGYRMPRMDNCPAELYDIMKTCWKDKAEERPTFDYLQSVLDDFYTATEGQYQQQP; encoded by the exons ATGGGATGTATAAAatcaaaaaggaaagagaatctGCATGGAGATGGGCTAGATTTGAAGAATCAACCA GCAAATCCAGAAGCACAGCTCTTACCAGGACAGAGGTTTGCCAGTGAAG AAACAGAGGAGCATGGAGTTATTGTGGTAGCTTTGTATCCCTATGATGGCATTCATGAAGATGACTTGTCcttcaaaaaaggagaaaaattgaaAGTTATTGAGGA gctggGAGAATGGTGGAGAGCAAAATCTCTCACGACAAGGAAGGAAGGCTTCATTCCCAGCAACTACGTAGCAAAAGTAAACACCCTGGAAACAGAAGA ATGGTTCTTCAAAGACATAACCCGAAAAGATGCCGAAAGACAACTCCTGGCTCCTGGAAATAGTCCTGGAGCTTTCCTTATCAGAGAAAGTGAAACATTAAAAG GCAGCTATTCCCTCTCCATAAGAGACTATGATCCACAGCACGGCGATGTTATTAAGCACTACAAAATTAGGAGTCTAGACAATGGAGGATTTTACATTTCTCCAAGAATAACTTTTCCCAACATCAATGATATGATCAAACATTATCAAA agcaatcAGATGGCTTATGCAGAAAGTTGGAAAAAGCGTGTATTAGTCCCAAGCCTCAAAAACCATGGGATAAAGATGCATGGGAAATTCCACGGGAATCGATTAAATTAGTAAAGAAACTTGGAGCGGGTCAGTTTGGAGAAGTCTGGATGG GTTACTATCATAACAGTACGAAAGTGGCTGTGAAGACTCTGAAGCCTGGAACGATGTCTGTGCAAGCCTTTCTGGAGGAAGCCAACCTCATGAAAACACTCCAGCATGATAAGCTCGTTCGGCTTTATGCTGTAGTGACCAAAGAAGAGCCTATTTATATTATAACAGAATTCATGGCAAAAG GAAGCTTGCTGGATTTTCTGAAGAGTGATGAAGGAAGTAAATTGTTGCTTCCAAAGCTAATCGACTTCTCTGCTCAG ATTGCAGAAGGGATGGcatacatagaaagaaaaaattatatccACCGAGATTTGAGAGCAGCCAATGTTCTGGTTTCGGACTTACTGATGTGCAAAATTGCTGATTTTGGACTAGCGAGAGTCATCGAAGACAACGAATATACAGCAAGGGAag gtGCAAAATTCCCTATTAAATGGACAGCACCAGAGGCAATTAACTATGGATCTTTCACTATCAAATCTGATGTGTGGTCATTTGGGATTCTCCTGTATGAAATCGTTACATATGGAAAGATTCCTTATCCAG GTATGAGCAATTCAGATGTGATGGTTGCTCTTCAGCGTGGGTACCGAATGCCACGCATGGATAACTGTCCAGCTGAGCTTTACGATATCATGAAAACATGCTGGAAAGACAAAGCTGAAGAGAGGCCAACATTTGATTATCTACAGAGTGTGCTTGATGACTTCTACACAGCAACAGAAGGGCAGTATCAACAACAGCCATAG
- the LYN gene encoding tyrosine-protein kinase Lyn isoform X2: MGCIKSKRKENLHGDGLDLKNQPVRKTERTIYVRDPTSNKQQRPANPEAQLLPGQRFASEETEEHGVIVVALYPYDGIHEDDLSFKKGEKLKVIEELGEWWRAKSLTTRKEGFIPSNYVAKVNTLETEEWFFKDITRKDAERQLLAPGNSPGAFLIRESETLKGSYSLSIRDYDPQHGDVIKHYKIRSLDNGGFYISPRITFPNINDMIKHYQKQSDGLCRKLEKACISPKPQKPWDKDAWEIPRESIKLVKKLGAGQFGEVWMGYYHNSTKVAVKTLKPGTMSVQAFLEEANLMKTLQHDKLVRLYAVVTKEEPIYIITEFMAKGSLLDFLKSDEGSKLLLPKLIDFSAQIAEGMAYIERKNYIHRDLRAANVLVSDLLMCKIADFGLARVIEDNEYTAREGAKFPIKWTAPEAINYGSFTIKSDVWSFGILLYEIVTYGKIPYPGMSNSDVMVALQRGYRMPRMDNCPAELYDIMKTCWKDKAEERPTFDYLQSVLDDFYTATEGQYQQQP; encoded by the exons ATGGGATGTATAAAatcaaaaaggaaagagaatctGCATGGAGATGGGCTAGATTTGAAGAATCAACCAGTACGTAAAACTGAACGAACTATTTATGTGAGGGATCCAACGTCCAATAAACAGCAAAGGCCA GCAAATCCAGAAGCACAGCTCTTACCAGGACAGAGGTTTGCCAGTGAAG AAACAGAGGAGCATGGAGTTATTGTGGTAGCTTTGTATCCCTATGATGGCATTCATGAAGATGACTTGTCcttcaaaaaaggagaaaaattgaaAGTTATTGAGGA gctggGAGAATGGTGGAGAGCAAAATCTCTCACGACAAGGAAGGAAGGCTTCATTCCCAGCAACTACGTAGCAAAAGTAAACACCCTGGAAACAGAAGA ATGGTTCTTCAAAGACATAACCCGAAAAGATGCCGAAAGACAACTCCTGGCTCCTGGAAATAGTCCTGGAGCTTTCCTTATCAGAGAAAGTGAAACATTAAAAG GCAGCTATTCCCTCTCCATAAGAGACTATGATCCACAGCACGGCGATGTTATTAAGCACTACAAAATTAGGAGTCTAGACAATGGAGGATTTTACATTTCTCCAAGAATAACTTTTCCCAACATCAATGATATGATCAAACATTATCAAA agcaatcAGATGGCTTATGCAGAAAGTTGGAAAAAGCGTGTATTAGTCCCAAGCCTCAAAAACCATGGGATAAAGATGCATGGGAAATTCCACGGGAATCGATTAAATTAGTAAAGAAACTTGGAGCGGGTCAGTTTGGAGAAGTCTGGATGG GTTACTATCATAACAGTACGAAAGTGGCTGTGAAGACTCTGAAGCCTGGAACGATGTCTGTGCAAGCCTTTCTGGAGGAAGCCAACCTCATGAAAACACTCCAGCATGATAAGCTCGTTCGGCTTTATGCTGTAGTGACCAAAGAAGAGCCTATTTATATTATAACAGAATTCATGGCAAAAG GAAGCTTGCTGGATTTTCTGAAGAGTGATGAAGGAAGTAAATTGTTGCTTCCAAAGCTAATCGACTTCTCTGCTCAG ATTGCAGAAGGGATGGcatacatagaaagaaaaaattatatccACCGAGATTTGAGAGCAGCCAATGTTCTGGTTTCGGACTTACTGATGTGCAAAATTGCTGATTTTGGACTAGCGAGAGTCATCGAAGACAACGAATATACAGCAAGGGAag gtGCAAAATTCCCTATTAAATGGACAGCACCAGAGGCAATTAACTATGGATCTTTCACTATCAAATCTGATGTGTGGTCATTTGGGATTCTCCTGTATGAAATCGTTACATATGGAAAGATTCCTTATCCAG GTATGAGCAATTCAGATGTGATGGTTGCTCTTCAGCGTGGGTACCGAATGCCACGCATGGATAACTGTCCAGCTGAGCTTTACGATATCATGAAAACATGCTGGAAAGACAAAGCTGAAGAGAGGCCAACATTTGATTATCTACAGAGTGTGCTTGATGACTTCTACACAGCAACAGAAGGGCAGTATCAACAACAGCCATAG